One genomic region from Calypte anna isolate BGI_N300 chromosome 8, bCalAnn1_v1.p, whole genome shotgun sequence encodes:
- the TCTEX1D4 gene encoding tctex1 domain-containing protein 4: MAEKPSPEVALPATVMGTDNTDVSQLRATRHGSQPLALARVTEEGKPPPLLSRRSSILSTHPAPLASRRSSLGAAPGGRRSSIGPWMLHSRVSFSGLPLFQPTLKTRLENTYQMGPDEGYKFNAERVQQVLEGVLAGTLGTSVYSPQGSALLAQSLAELLRSRAKEVVPPRYKLVCQVLLGQQAQQSLLVASRALWDPESDSFASATFSNTSLFAVATVHGVYFE, from the coding sequence ATGGCTGAGAAACCTTCCCCAGAGGTGGCCCTGCCAGCCACAGTGATGGGTACAGACAACACTGATGTCTCTCAACTCCGGGCCACCCGCCATGGCTCCCAGCCCCTAGCCCTGGCACGGGTCACTGAGGAAGGCAAaccacctcctctgctctcccGCCGCAGCTCCAtcctcagcacccacccagcacccctggCCAGCCGCCGCAGCTCGCTTGGGGCAGCCCCGGGGGGCAGGCGCTCCTCCATCGGTCCCTGGATGCTCCACAGCCGGGTCAGCTTCTCTGGGCTCCCCCTCTTCCAGCCCACCCTCAAGACCCGCCTTGAAAACACTTACCAGATGGGCCCAGATGAAGGGTACAAGTTCAATGCTGAGCGAGTGCAGCAGGTGCTGGAGGGGGTCCTGGCTGGGACCCTGGGAACCTCAGTCTACAGCCCCCAGGGCAGTGCCCTGCTGGCCCAGAGCCTTGCCGAGCTGCTGAGGAGCCGGGCAAAGGAGGTAGTGCCACCCCGCTACAAGTTGGTTtgccaggtgctgctgggcCAGCAGGCCCAACAGAGCCTGCTAGTGGCCAGTCGGGCATTGTGGGACCCCGAGAGTGACAGTTTTGCCTCTGCCACCTTCTCCAACACCTCCCTCTTTGCTGTGGCCACAGTGCACGGGGTCTACTTTGAGTAG
- the BTBD19 gene encoding LOW QUALITY PROTEIN: BTB/POZ domain-containing protein 19 (The sequence of the model RefSeq protein was modified relative to this genomic sequence to represent the inferred CDS: inserted 1 base in 1 codon; deleted 1 base in 1 codon), translating into MSCSGTASSPPLPQDGQPPACVLPASCLSPACLLLATSSSTARPRQPMAGLCSAQLQGEAAAFTAALRTLVNNPQFSDVTFVVGREQQKVFAHRCVLACRCQAFQGMLSQGLVGSEDPSNGIPSQGPFVLGNVQPEVFLAVIEFLYTNSVTLNIHIALEVLTSSVEYGLQDLCKFIKDTLSVEQVCEALQAAVTYGLADLQQHCLAFIEGCTAGMEVMRTQAFHELSDVVLARVLRSDRLAMDELDLVQAVREWAHVSSAVLERPVSEVAALPVRELRLPLLAPNELATLENHNRRDLLIPAESIAAAWRSHALRRGSGVPSRLCRPRRXTRPRDHHRHLDPHAK; encoded by the exons ATGTCGTGCAGCGGGACGGCCTCCTCCCCTCCGCTTCCCCAGGACGGCCAGCCTCCTGCCTGCGTGctgcctgcctcctgcctgTCTCCCGCCTGCCTCCTGCTTGCGACGTCTTCCTCCACCGCCCGCCCCAGGCAGCCCATGGCCGGACTCTGCTCGGCACAGCTGCAGGGCGAAGCGGCCGCCTTCACCGCCGCCCTCCGCACCCTGGTCAACAACCCCCAGTTCAG TGATGTGACGTTCGTGGTGGGCCGGGAGCAGCAGAAGGTGTTTGCACATCGGTGTGTCCTGGCGTGCCGCTGCCAGGCTTTCCAGGGGATGCTTAGCCAGGGGCTGGTGGGCAGTGAAGATCCCTCAAATGGCATCCCATCCCAGGGCCCCTTTGTCCTGGGCAATGTACAACCTGAA GTCTTCCTGGCTGTCATCGAGTTCCTCTACACCAACAGCGTCACCCTCAACATCCACATT GCCCTAGAGGTGCTGACCTCATCAGTGGAGTATGGTCTGCAGGATCTGTGCAAG TTCATCAAGGACACACTAAGTGTAGAGCAGGTCTGCGAGGCTCTGCAG gctgcagtgaCCTATGGTCTGGCAgacctccagcagcactgcctggccTTCATCGAGGGCTGCACTGCCGGTATG gaggtgaTGCGGACGCAGGCTTTCCACGAGCTCTCTGATGTGGTGCTGGCAAGGGTGCTGCGCAGTGACCGCCTGGCCATGGATGAGCTGGACCTGGTGCAGGCTGTGCGGGAGTGGGCACACGTCAGCTCG GCCGTCCTGGAGCGCCCAGTGTCCGAGGTGGCCGCCCTGCCCGTGCGGGAGCTGCGCCTGCCTTTGTTGGCACCCAACGAGCTGGCGACGCTGGAGAACCACAACCGGCGGGATCTCCTCATCCCT GCAGAGAGCATCGCAGCAGCCTGGCGGTCCCACGCACTGAGGAGGGGCAGCGGGGTCCCCTCACGCCTCTGCCGGCCCCGGC GAACGAGGCCCCGCGACCACCACCGCCACCTGGACCCGCACGCCAAGTAG
- the PTCH2 gene encoding LOW QUALITY PROTEIN: protein patched homolog 2 (The sequence of the model RefSeq protein was modified relative to this genomic sequence to represent the inferred CDS: inserted 7 bases in 7 codons; deleted 3 bases in 3 codons; substituted 3 bases at 3 genomic stop codons): MPAEPPRSPPLRAARRKPLPEGRAVGQRAPLWLRARFQALLFALGCRIQRHCGKVLFVGLLVFGALAVGLRVASIETDIEHLWVEVGSRVSQELRYTKEKLGEESVYTSQMLIQTPKRDGXNILTQEALQLHLEAALAASKVQVSLYGKSWDLNKICYKSGVPIIENGMIERMIEKLFPCVILTPLDCFWEGAKLQGGSAYLPGRPDIQWSNLDPLQLMEELGQFTSLEGFKELLDKAEVGQAYMERPCLDPWDPQCPPSAPNKQSQQSPDIPAELSGGCHGFSRKFMRWQEELILGGTTKDSQGKLLRAEALQTMXLLMSPRQLFEHFKDDYEIHDISWSEEKAGAILEAWQRKFVELAQDSIPPNSTQSVHAFSTTTLNDIMKSFSDVSAIRVAGGYLLMLAYACVTMLRWDCSKSQGAVGLAGVLLVALSVASGLGLCSLLGISFNAATTQVLPFLALGIGVDDMFLLAHAFTETSQHIPFKERMGECLKRTGTSVALTSVSNMIAFFMAALVPIPALRAFSLQAAVVVVFNFAMVLFVFPAILSLDLHRREKRRLDILCCFYSPCSSRVIQIQPQELADANDNHACHPSPYGHPGVATSTQITTTVQAFTRCDPSGHHIVTVLPPTSQVCTSPAVLLPPTDPLGSQVFTPSSSTRDLLAQLDEAKGGRECVPLPFCRWSLADFAREKYAPLLLQTRTKAVVAVLFLALLGLSLYGTTMVHDGLYLTDIVPRDTKAHAFISAQFKYFSFYNMFIVTKGGFHYPGAQAALLSLHQAFSTVKYVVREGNQDLPKMWLHYFQDWLRGLQATFDRDWQAGRITHDSYRNGSEDGALAYKLLIQTGNKKEPFNFNQLTTRRLVDENGIXPPDTFYICLTVWASNDPXGFAASQANFYPPPPEWIHDKYDTTGENLRIPAAQPXEFAQFPLLPXVGCVPTADFVEALERERPICREAXPKRPGVLSXPSGYPFLFWDSTLACRHWFLLAISILLACTFLVCSLFACFNPLWTRAGHHRLHLGHEAVELFGIMGLMGIKLSAIPVVILIASVGIGVEFTVHVALGFLTAAGSRNVRSAAALEHTFAPVMDGAVSTLLGVLMLAGSEFDFIMRYFFAVLTILTLLGLLRWAGAAACLLSVIGPPPEACPVDNGPVCPPXESVPPPMGPGGLYVRRAPAWPATFPDPSDTEVYTENVGPGSPQGPFIVXPAPAHILLEAGKDPSFPRITVSAEPYKDSPEVRGRRKPLPTACTPLPFGEPCPTPPQDYPQPCPPGARPPPAAAMPAYSTHCRSHWQLCYFTATHR; the protein is encoded by the exons TGGGCAGCCGGGTGAGCCAGGAGCTGCGATACACCAAGGAGAAGCTGGGCGAGGAGTCGGTCTACACCTCGCAAATGTTGATCCAGACCCCGAAGCGGGATG AGAACATCCTGACGCAGGAGGCCCTGCAGCTCCACCTCGAGGCGGCCTTGGCCGCCAGCAAAGTCCAAGTCTCGCTGTACGGAAA GTCGTGGGATTTGAATAAGATCTGCTACAAGTCAGGTGTCCCCATCATTGAGAACGGCATGATCGAGAGG ATGATAGAGAAGCTGTTCCCCTGTGTGATCCTGACGCCGCTGGACTGCTTCTGGGAAGGCGCCAAGCTTCAGGGAGGCTCAGCCTACCTCCC GGGCCGCCCAGATATCCAGTGGAGCAACCTGGACCCTCTGCAGCTGATGGAAGAGTTGGGGCAGTTCACATCCCTGGAAGGCTTCAAAGAGCTGCTGGATAAAGCAGAGGTAGGGCAGGCTTACATGGAGAGGCCCTGCCTAGATCCCTGGgacccccagtgcccccccagCGCTCCCAACAAGCAGAGCCAGCAG AGTCCTGACATCCCAGCCGAGCTCTCGGGAGGCTGCCATGGCTTCTCCAGGAAGTTCATGCGCTGGCAGGAAGAGCTTATTTTAGGCGGCACAACCAAAGACTCCCAGGGCAAGCTGCTACG TGCCGAGGCCCTGCAGACCA TCCTCCTCATGAGTCCCCGGCAGCTCTTTGAGCACTTCAAGGATGACTATGAGATCCATGACATCAGCTGGAGTGAAGAGAAGGCAGGCGCCATCCTGGAGGCCTGGCAGAGGAAATTTGTGGAG CTGGCACAGGACTCCATCCCACCCAACTCCACCCAGAGTGTCCACGCTTTCTCCACCACCACACTTAATGACATCATGAAGTCTTTCTCTGACGTCAGTGCCATCCGGGTGGCTGGGGGCTACCTCCTCATG ctGGCCTACGCCTGTGTCACCATGCTGCGGTGGGACTGCTCCAAGTCTCAAGGGGCTGTGGGCCTGGCTGGGGTCCTGCTTGTGGCTCTCTCCGTGGCCTCTGGCCTGGGGCTTTGCTCGCTGCTGGGCATCTCCTTCAATGCAGCCACCACCCAG GTCCTGCCCTTCCTGGCCCTTGGCATTGGTGTGGATGACATGTTCCTCTTGGCTCACGCCTTCACTGAGACGAGCCAACACATCCCCTTCAAG GAGAGGATGGGCGAGTGCCTGAAGCGCACGGGGACCAGCGTGGCTCTCACCTCTGTCAGCAACATGATCGCCTTCTTCATGGCAGCCCTGgtgcccatccctgccctgcgTGCCTTCTCCCTCCAG GCTGCAGTGGTTGTAGTGTTCAACTTTGCCATGGTGCTATTTGTCTTTCCTGCCATCCTGAGCCTGGACCTGCATCGCCGGGAGAAACGCCGGCTTGacatcctctgctgcttctacag ccCTTGCTCCTCACGAGTCATCCAAATCCAACCTCAGGAGCTCGCTGATGCCAATGACAACCATGCCTGCCACCCTTCCCCTTATGGACACCCTGGTGTGGCCACCAGTACCCAGATCACCACCACTGTGCAAGCCTTCACTCGGTGTGACCCTTCAGGCCACCACATTGTCACCGTCCTGCCACCCACCTCCCAGGTGTGCACCTCGCCTGCCGTCCTCCTTCCCCCCACTGACCCCCTGGGCTCGCAAGTCTTCACCCCATCCAGCTCCACCCGGGACCTGCTGGCCCAGCTGGATGAGGCCAAGGGTGGGCGGGAATGTGTCCCCTTGCCCTTCTGCCGCTGGAGCCTCGCTGACTTCGCCCGGGAGAAGTACGCCCCACTCCTCCTGCAGACTCGTACCAAG GCAGTGGTGGCAGTGCTGTTCCTGGCACTCTTGGGGCTGAGCCTCTATGGCACCACCATGGTGCACGATGGGCTTTACCTGACGGACATCGTGCCACGGGACACCAAGGCGCACGCTTTCATCTCAGCCCAGTTCAAGTACTTCTCCTTCTACAACATGTTCATCGTCACCAAGGGTGGTTTCCACTACCCAGGTGCCCAAGCTGCCCTTCTCAGCCTGCATCAGGCCTTCAGCACCGTCAAGTACGTGGTGCGGGAAGGCAACCAAGACCTGCCCAAGATGTGGCTCCATTACTTCCAGGACTGGCTGCGAG GGCTCCAGGCCACCTTCGACAGGGACTGGCAGGCTGGGCGCATCACCCACGACAGCTACCGCAATGGCTCTGAGGATGGGGCGCTGGCCTACAAGCTCCTGATCCAGACTGGCAACAAGAAGGAGCCCTTCAACTTCAATCAG TTAACCACACGGCGGCTTGTGGATGAGAATGGCA ATCCCCCTGACACCTTCTACATCTGCCTGACGGTTTGGGCCAGCAATGACC TGGGCTTCGCCGCCTCTCAGGCCAACTTCTACCCTCCACCGCCTGAGTGGATCCACGACAAGTATGACACCACGGGCGAGAACCTGCGAA tcCCAGCAGCGCAGC TGGAGTTTGCACAGTTCCCTTTACTACCCTGAGTGGGCTGCGTCCCCACGGCGGACTTTGTGGAGGCATTG GAGCGTGAGCGGCCCATCTGCCGGGAGGCCTAGCCCAAGCGCCCAGGGGTGCTGAGCTAGCCCAGTGGCTACCCCTTCCTCTTCTGGGACAGTACATTGGCCTGCCGCCACTGGTTCCTGCTGGCCATC AGCATCCTGCTCGCCTGCACCTTCCTTGTCTGTTCCTTGTTTGCTTGCTTCAATCCCCTGTGGACGCGGGCCGGCCATCATC GTCTCCATCTTGGCCATGAGGCAGTGGAGCTGTTTGGCATCATGGGACTGATGGGCATCAAGCTGAGCGCCATTCCCGTGGTCATCCTCATCGCCTCAGTGGGCATTGGTGTGGAGTTCACTGTTCATGTGGCTCTG GGCTTCCTGACAGCTGCAGGGAGCCGGAATGTGCgctcagctgcagcactggagcACACCTTTGCCCCTGTCATGGATGGTGCTGTCTCCACCCTCCTGGGTGTCCTCATGTTGGCCGGCTCTGAGTTTGACTTCATCATGAG GTACTTCTTTGCAGTGCTCACCATCCTGacactgctggggctgctgagatgggctggtgctgctgcctgtcTACTCTCCGTCATTGGGCCACCTCCTGAG GCATGCCCAGTGGATAATGGCCCCGTCTGCCCTC TGGAGTCGGTGCCCCCTCCAATGGGCCCTGGGGGGCTGTATGTCCGG CGTGCCCCAGCCTGGCCTGCCACCTTCCCCGACCCCTCGGACACAGAGGTCTACACAGAGAATGTGGGCCCAGGCAGTCCTCAGGGACCATTCATCg cccctgccccagcacacatcCTGCTGGAGGCTGGCAAGGACCCCAGCTTCCCCCGCATCACCGTGA GTGCTGAACCCTACAAGGACAGCCCCGAGGtcaggggaagaaggaagcCCTTGCCCACAGCCTGCACCCCCCTGCCCTTCGGGGAGCCATGCCCCACACCGCCCCAAGACTAtccacagccctgcccaccaGGTGCTCGGCCACCCCCTGCTGCAGCCATGCCCGCCTATAGCACCCACTGCAGGTCCCATTGGCAGCTATGCTACTTCACAGCCACGCATCGGTGA
- the PLK3 gene encoding serine/threonine-protein kinase PLK3, producing METTTLFPPFPAACLPAQPAPAPAPPPRAAETTRIITDPISGRSYCKGRLLGKGGFARCYEMTDLSSNKTYAVKVIPHSRVAKPHQREKITNEIELHRDLHHKHIVKFSHYFEDTENIYIFLEHCSRKSLAHIWKARHTLLEPEVRYYLKQIISGLKYLHLKGILHRDLKLGNFFINENMELKVGDFGLAACQDVSDQKKKTICGTPNYLAPEVLLRQGHGPESDVWSLGCVMYTLLCGNPPFETSDLKETYRCIKQVDYTLPAFLSLPAKHLIAGILRRNPQDRLTLEEILDHEFFKGYTPEKLPPSSCVMAPELSPPNPAKSLFAKVTKTLFGKKKPKAKKGSSEDNKDDISKLVTGLMKTSICRQMSYKTVEGNEATPVSCRSASSSPVETVVEETSRKSASPSIRGTMASSCEAFEDCITASAIIESAVRLLRTCLSSMPPAEQNPASLARHEHFVWVSKWVDYSNKYGFGYQLSNRSIGVLFNNGTHMTLSPNHRTVHYNPTNSKHLVFSVSAIPEQLQGQMSVLHYFASYMEQHLMKGGDLPSIDDLGQPALLLLQWVKTDQALLMLFSNGTLQVNFYNDHTKVIISKPDHSCLVTYINRERNSYTYKLCSIQELGCSPELHHRLRYILKLLQERAEA from the exons ATGGAGACCACCaccctcttccctcctttccccgCCGCCTGCCTCCCCGCACAGCCCGCCCCGGCCCCAGCGCCCCCGCCCCGCGCTGCCGAGACCACCCGCATCATCACCGACCCCATCTCCGGCCGCTCCTACTGCAAGGGGCGCCTTCTGGGAAAG GGTGGGTTTGCACGATGCTATGAAATGACAGACCTCTCCAGCAACAAAACCTATGCCGTGAAGGTCATTCCTCACAGCCGGGTGGCTAAACCCCACCAGCGGGAAaag ATCACCAATGAGATTGAGCTGCACCGGGACTTGCACCACAAGCACATTGTCAAGTTTTCCCACTATTTTGAAGACACAGAGAACATCTACATCTTCCTGGAGCACTGCAGTAGGAAG TCCCTGGCCCACATCTGGAAGGCCCGCCATACTCTGCTGGAGCCTGAAGTGCGCTATTACCTCAAACAGATCATCTCAGGCTTGAAATACCTTCACCTCAAGGGCATTTTGCACAGGGACCTGAAGCTTG GCAATTTCTTTATCAATGAAAACATGGAGCTGAAAGTGGGGGACTTTGGGCTAGCTGCCTGCCAGGATGTCtctgaccagaaaaaaaa GACAATATGTGGGACCCCCAACTACCTGGCCCCAGAAGTGCTGCTGAGGCAGGGCCACGGGCCAGAGTCAGATGTGTGGTCACTGGGCTGTGTCAT gtACACCCTATTGTGTGGGAACCCTCCCTTCGAGACCTCCGACCTCAAGGAGACCTACAGGTGTATCAAGCAGGTGGACTACAccctccctgccttcctctccctgcctgccaaGCACCTCATTGCTGGCATCCTCAGACGCAACCCCCAGGACCGCCTGACCTTAGAGGAGATTTTGGACCATGAGTTCTTCAAG GGTTACACGCCTGAGaagctccctcccagcagctgtgtgaTGGCTCCAGAGTTGAGCCCCCCCAACCCAGCAAAGAGTCTGTTCGCTAAAGTAACCAAGACACTCTTTGGGAAGAAGAAACCCAAGG CCAAGAAGGGCTCTTCAGAGGATAACAAGGATGACATCTCTAAGCTGGTCACTGGACTGATGAAGACCTCAATCTGCCGGCAGATGAGCTATAAAACTGTGGAAGGGAATGAG GCCACTCCCGTATCATGCCGCAGTGCCAGCTCTAGTCCTGTGGAGACAGTGGTGGAAGAGACATCTCGCAAATCTGCATCCCCCTCCATCCGGGGGACAATGGCCAGCAGCTGTGAGG CCTTTGAAGACTGCATCACCGCCTCTGCCATCATCGAGTCGGCTGTCCGGCTCCTGAGGACCTGTCTCTCCTCCATGCCCCCAG CGGAGCAAAACCCAGCTTCCCTGGCCCGCCATGAACACTTTGTCTGGGTGAGCAAGTGGGTGGATTACTCCAACAAGTATGGCTTTGGCTACCAGCTCTCCAACCGCAGTATTGGGGTCCTCTTCAACAACGGCACGCACATGACGCTTTCCCCCAACCACAG GACAGTGCATTACAACCCAACCAACAGCAAGCaccttgtgttttctgtgtctgccattcctgagcagctgcagggacagatGAGTGTCTTGCACTACTTTGCATCCTACATGGAGCAGCATCTCATGAAG GGAGGTGACTTGCCCAGCATAGATGACCTTGGGCAGCCAGCCCTGCTTCTTCTGCAGTGGGTGAAGACTGACCAAGCCTTGCTTATGCTCTTCAGCAATGGCACCCTCCAG GTAAACTTCTATAACGACCACACCAAGGTGATCATTAGCAAGCCTGACCACTCCTGCCTTGTCACCTACATCAACCGGGAGCGCAATTCCTACACCTACAAGCTGTGCAGTatccaggagctgggctgctctccTGAGCTCCACCACCGCCTCAGATACATCCTCAAACTCCTCCAAGAACGAGCTGAGGCCTAG